The window CATAACAGGAGCAGGATTGAAGAAGTGCATTCCTATTACTCTTTCAGGATGTTTTGTAGCACATGCAATCTCAGTTATAGAAAGAGAAGATGTATTAGTAGCAAATATAGCTTTCTCAGAACAGATTCCATCTAAGTTAGAAAATAGCTCTTTTTTAATATTCATTCTTTCAGATACAGCTTCAATAACTAAATCTGCATCTTTAGCATCTTCAATATTTGAAGTTGTATGGATCTTTGCTAAAATCTCATTTTTTCTGTCCTCTGTGATCTTTTCTTTTTCAACTAACTTACTTAAACTTTTAACAAATCCTTTTTTAGCTTTTTCAAGAGCTTCAGCACAAATATCTGTCATTAAAACATCATGCCCACCAGTTGCAAAAACTTGAGCAATCCCGCTCGCCATAACTCCAGCACCAACAATAAATACTTTCATTTTTCCTCCTTATAACTTCTGTATAATTTATTTGTTAATAAAGTTTGCTTTTCTTTTTTCTAAAAATGCAGTCATTCCCTCTTTTTGATCTTCTGTTGAGAAGCAAAGACCAAATAAACTACTTTCAATGAACATAGATGTAGTTTCGTCCACTTGAATTCCTTTGTTTATAGCTTCTTTTGAATATTGAACAGCTAATCTAGCATTAGAGCTAATTTTATTTGCCATATTTAGTGCATATTCCATAAGTTTATCGTGCTCGATTACTTGGTTAACTAATCCAATAGCTTTAGCTTCATGAGCATCTATAATATTTCCTGTAAAGATTAGCTCTTTAGCCTTAGCTAGACCAACTAATCTAGGAAGTCTTTGAGTTCCTCCAGAACC of the Cetobacterium sp. NK01 genome contains:
- a CDS encoding 3-hydroxybutyryl-CoA dehydrogenase, encoding MKVFIVGAGVMASGIAQVFATGGHDVLMTDICAEALEKAKKGFVKSLSKLVEKEKITEDRKNEILAKIHTTSNIEDAKDADLVIEAVSERMNIKKELFSNLDGICSEKAIFATNTSSLSITEIACATKHPERVIGMHFFNPAPVMKLIEIIKGYTTSQEVYETILKLSKELGKEPVLCEEAPGFVVNRILIPMINEAIGILADGVATAEDIDNAMKYGANHPIGPLALGDLVGLDVVLAIMDVLATEFGDPKYRAHSLLKKMVRAGKLGRKTGEGFYKY